One Triticum dicoccoides isolate Atlit2015 ecotype Zavitan chromosome 4B, WEW_v2.0, whole genome shotgun sequence genomic window carries:
- the LOC119293361 gene encoding protein FLOWERING LOCUS T-like, with product MSMINMSRDPLVVGHIVGDIVDPFMTTASLRIFFNNKELTNGSELKPSQVFNVPRVYIGGRDMRNLYTLVMVDPDSPSPSNPTRRENLHWLVTDIPETTDASFGNEIVPYESPRPTAGIHRFVFILFRQSVRQTTYAPGWRANFCTRDFAAIYNLGSPVAGMYFNCQRENGCGGRRYIR from the exons ATGTCGATGATAAATATGTCCAGGGACCCATTGGTCGTTGGCCACATCGTTGGGGATATTGTGGACCCTTTCATGACTACTGCGTCATTGAGGATCTTCTTCAACAACAAGGAGCTGACAAACGGGTCTGAGCTCAAGCCATCTCAAGTGTTCAACGTTCCAAGAGTTTATATTGGCGGGCGAGACATGAGGAATCTGTACACGCTT GTGATGGTGGACCCTGACTCACCAAGCCCCAGCAACCCTACTAGAAGAGAGAACCTTCATTG GTTGGTAACAGACATTCCAGAGACTACTGATGCAAGTTTTG GAAATGAAATAGTCCCCTATGAGAGCCCACGTCCAACTGCGGGAATCCATCGTTTCGTTTTCATCCTGTTTAGGCAGTCAGTCAGGCAGACCACTTATGCACCAGGGTGGAGAGCAAACTTCTGCACAAGGGACTTCGCAGCGATCTACAATCTCGGATCGCCTGTCGCTGGGATGTACTTCAACTGCCAAAGAGAAAATGGCTGTGGTGGTAGAAGGTACATTAGGTAA